The proteins below are encoded in one region of Puniceicoccus vermicola:
- the dinB gene encoding DNA polymerase IV, with product MVTDSLASSSSRKIIHVDMDCFYAAVEMRDDPALRKVALAVGGSGRRGVVCTCNYKARSFGVRSAMPNFMALQRCPELVFVRPRFEHYREISRGIREIFYSYTPLVEPLSLDEAYLDVSGLGRPATEIATEIRERIRKTFRLPVSAGVAPNKLLAKIASDWRKPNGQFVIRPSGVEKFMEDLPVRRLWGVGRRAEEKLERMGCSTCKELRELSIQALEEAFGKFGLELYYQARGQDERAVQPSRIRKSLSNERTYSEEIRTEEELIERVGDLHEELCADLASRPELRDKIAGPFVKVKFTDFSQTTISRTGIGWDLPVYVELGKEAFSRKEIGARLLGVGVRFVESGTVGGQLLLQL from the coding sequence CTGGTGACTGATTCTCTGGCTTCTTCCTCTTCGCGTAAAATCATCCATGTCGATATGGATTGTTTTTACGCGGCGGTAGAGATGAGAGACGATCCCGCCCTCCGCAAGGTGGCCTTGGCTGTCGGGGGATCCGGTCGGCGCGGGGTTGTGTGCACCTGTAATTATAAGGCGCGCTCCTTCGGGGTTCGTTCTGCAATGCCGAACTTCATGGCCCTGCAGCGATGTCCCGAGTTGGTCTTTGTCCGGCCGCGATTTGAGCACTATCGGGAAATTTCCCGGGGGATTCGCGAGATCTTTTATTCCTATACGCCCTTGGTGGAGCCGCTTTCTCTCGATGAGGCCTATTTGGACGTATCCGGGCTCGGCCGCCCGGCGACGGAGATCGCGACCGAGATTCGCGAGCGAATCCGTAAGACCTTCCGCCTGCCGGTCTCGGCTGGAGTCGCCCCGAACAAGCTCTTGGCGAAGATCGCCAGTGATTGGCGCAAACCCAATGGCCAGTTCGTCATTCGCCCCTCTGGAGTCGAGAAGTTTATGGAGGATCTCCCGGTCCGTCGATTGTGGGGCGTAGGGCGTCGTGCGGAGGAAAAGTTGGAGCGGATGGGCTGCAGCACCTGCAAAGAATTGCGGGAGCTTTCGATCCAGGCTCTGGAGGAGGCCTTCGGTAAGTTTGGTCTCGAGCTCTACTATCAAGCCCGGGGGCAGGATGAACGCGCGGTCCAGCCGTCACGCATCCGCAAATCCTTGAGTAATGAGAGAACTTACTCGGAAGAGATCAGGACCGAGGAGGAACTGATTGAGCGAGTCGGGGATCTCCATGAGGAGCTTTGCGCGGACCTCGCCAGCCGTCCGGAATTGCGGGATAAAATCGCCGGCCCATTTGTCAAAGTGAAGTTCACCGACTTCTCGCAAACCACCATCAGCCGTACCGGCATTGGCTGGGACCTCCCGGTCTATGTCGAGCTCGGCAAGGAAGCCTTCAGCCGCAAAGAAATCGGAGCCCGCCTCTTGGGGGTAGGCGTCCGCTTCGTCGAGTCGGGAACGGTCGGAGGACAGCTCCTACTCCAACTCTAG